In Primulina huaijiensis isolate GDHJ02 chromosome 16, ASM1229523v2, whole genome shotgun sequence, a single genomic region encodes these proteins:
- the LOC140961503 gene encoding DNA topoisomerase 1 beta-like, translated as MAVDAFNEKQALDDVDDDDQPLVFKRSSSSSKQNQVNSETKKLSSQKHDQRLGRPTSCQRSRNGESSTMQKDNLVPPSFKAPPIKSPLASPKSSSSSAKESSVKSYAANSKRPMSVTDKPNPDKKQVKEGQPLTQAADETNDSEDSGDDKPLSARLPASSSKSNSNHAKQGPNTLALVQKNSLPKKEDSDDEKPLSTKFQVKSDVRVSISRSNNSDVRKPILTKAEHNGSSSTDHSQKKHSPILKKRALDSVKFECGSSEKKPRISDASIAVPRAKPKVEDDDDDHVPISQRMKNQNSSEKKSLSAKKVTKSVSASATMANKKSKKIVKNTKYSISSKVLPSSGEGQKWTTLVHNGVIFPPPYKPHRIKMLYKGKPVILTPEQEEVATMFAVMLDTEYMNKPKFKENFMTDWRKILGKNHTIQKLEDCDFTPIYEWHQKEKEKKKQISTEEKKALKEEKLNQEEKYMWAIVDGVKEKVGNFRVEPPGLFRGRGEHPKMGKLKKRIQPSDIIINIGKDAPIPACPIPGESWKEIRHDNTVTWLAYWNDPINLKEFKYVFLAASSTLKGQSDKEKYEKARLLKNYIQGIQAAYTKDFSSKDLTRKQIAVATYLIDKLALRAGNEKDDDEADTVGCCTLKVENVEPVPPNILKFDFLGKDSIRYQNEVVVETAVFKAIQQFRNGKKGSDDLFDKLDTSKLNAHLKELMPGLTAKVFRTYNASITLDDMLSREMKGGEVAEKVVVYQHANKEVAIICNHQRTVSKSHSAQMLRLDEKIEELKGAVEELMEDLARTKKGKSPLKNADGKPKRNMNPEALEKKIAQTAAKIEKMERDKETKEDLKTIALGTSRINYLDPRITVAWCKRQEVPIEKIFNKSLLAKFAWAMDVDPEFRF; from the exons ATGGCTGTTGATGCTTTCAATGAAAAACAAGCGTTGGATGATGTGGATGATGATGATCAGCCACTAGTATTTAAGAGGTCTAGCTCttcttcaaaacaaaaccaGGTGAACTCAGAAACGAAGAAATTATCATCTCAAAAGCATGATCAACGATTGGGGAGGCCGACATCTTGTCAACGATCTCGTAATGGTGAAAGTTCTACCATGCAAAAGGATAATCTGGTTCCTCCCTCTTTTAAGGCGCCACCTATTAAGTCTCCTCTGGCAAGTCCAAAATCATCTAGTTCTTCTGCCAAGGAATCATCAGTTAAGTCTTATGCAGCGAATTCTAAAAGACCTATGTCGGTAACAGATAAGCCAAACCCTGATAAGAAACAAGTGAAAGAAGGGCAGCCATTGACCCAAGCTGCTGATGAAACCAATGATTCAGAGGATTCTGGAGATGATAAACCACTCAGTGCTAGGCTTCCTGCTAGCTCCTCAAAGAGTAACTCTAATCATGCCAAACAAGGGCCTAATACTTTAGCTTTGGTTCAAAAGAATAGTCTCCCGAAAAAGGAAGATTCAGATGATGAAAAGCCCTTGTCTACTAAGTTTCAAGTAAAGTCTGATGTTAGGGTATCCATTAGTAGGTCTAATAATTCTGATGTGAGGAAACCCATACTGACCAAAGCTGAACACAATGGGTCTAGCTCAACAGATCACTCTCAAAAGAAACATTCTCCTATTCTAAAGAAGAGAGCTCTGGATTCTGTGAAATTTGAATGCGGATCTTCTGAAAAAAAGCCTAGGATTTCTGATGCATCCATTGCAGTTCCTAGAGCTAAACCAAAGGtagaggatgatgatgatgatcatgTCCCCATATCACAGAGAATGAAGAATCAGAATTCTTCAGAAAAGAAATCATTATCTGCTAAAAAAGTCACTAAATCTGTATCTGCATCGGCAACAATGGCGAACAAGAAATCAAAGAAGATTgtgaaaaacacaaaatattcCATTTCGTCAAAGGTTCTTCCCAGCTCTGGTGAAGGACAAAAGTGGACTACTTTGGTCCATAATGGTGTGATTTTTCCACCTCCATACAAACCTCACAGAATTAAGATGCTCTACAAGGGAAAACCTGTCATCTTAACTCCAGAACAGGAAGAG GTTGCAACAATGTTTGCGGTGATGCTGGATACTGAATACATGAACAAGCCTAAGTTCAAAGAGAATTTTATGACAGACTGGCGGAAGATACTGGGAAAAAATCACACTATTCAGAAGTTGGAGGATTGCGATTTTACTCCTATATATGAATGGCATCAAAAAGAAAAGGAGAAGAAGAAACAGATTAGCACTGAG GAGAAGAAAGCCTTAAAAGAGGAGAAATTGAACCAAGAGGAGAAGTATATGTGGGCAATCGTTGATGGAGTCAAAGAGAAG GTTGGAAACTTCAGGGTTGAGCCACCTGGATTGTTTCGAGGCCGTGGCGAGCACCCTAAG ATGGGAAAGCTAAAAAAACGAATACAGCCAAGTGACATAATCATAAATATTGGGAAGGATGCTCCAATTCCCGCGTGTCCCATCCCTGGGGAAAG CTGGAAAGAAATAAGGCATGACAATACGGTGACCTGGTTAGCATATTGGAATGATCCAATAAACCTGAAAGAATTCAAATATGTGTTCCTAGCAGCTAGCAGCACCTTGAAAGGCCAGAGTGACAAAGAGAAATATGAGAAGGCTAGGCTTTTGAAG AACTATATTCAAGGCATTCAAGCAGCTTATACCAAAGATTTTTCTAGTAAGGATCTTACCAGGAAGCAGATAGCAGTTGCAACCTATCTTATTGACAAATTAGCTCTCAGGGCAGGCAATGAGAAG GATGATGATGAAGCTGATACAGTTGGTTGCTGCACATTGAAAGTAGAAAATGTAGAACCTGTGCCTCCAAATATCTTGAAG TTTGATTTCCTTGGTAAAGACTCTATAAGGTATCAAAATGAAGTAGTTGTTGAAACTGCTGTTTTCAAAGCAATCCAACAGTTTCGAAATG GGAAAAAGGGTAGTGATGATCTTTTCGACAAGCTTGACACTAGCAAACTGAATGCTCATCTAAAGGAACTGATGCCCGGACTCACAGCCAAAGTATTTCGGACATACAATGCATCTATTACGTTAGATGATATG TTGAGTAGGGAGATGAAAGGTGGAGAGGTTGCTGAAAAAGTAGTTGTTTATCAACATGCAAACAAGGAG GTTGCAATCATTTGTAATCATCAGCGTACTGTCTCAAAGTCCCACAGTGCCCAGATGTTACGTTTGGATGAAAAGATTGAAGAGTTAAAG GGTGCTGTGGAAGAACTAATGGAGGATTTGGCGAGGACAAAGAAAGGGAAGTCCCCCCTGAAGAATGCTGATGGGAAACCTAAGCGGAATATGAACCCTGAAGC ATTAGAGAAAAAGATTGCTCAAACCGCTGCAAAGATTGAGAAAATGGAACGGGACAAGGAGACCAAAGAAGATCTAAAAACTATAGCTTTGGGCACGTCGAGAATCAACTACCTTGATCCTAGAATTACAGTTGCATGGTGTAAGCGCCAGGAAGTTCCTATCGAGAAG ATTTTCAACAAGTCCCTTCTGGCGAAATTTGCATGGGCAATGGATGTGGATCCAgaattcagattttga
- the LOC140961317 gene encoding uncharacterized protein has translation MEDIFARFLYLTSYINQTLIQFIEDIMSRDVSRWFEDSEVISHGQHLISTVSSDTKCSFLDRASCSMDCNSTTRVGFHERGDSVPEDRPSINSRLQIVNTSSSYGGVRFIFKGLILPIYFFECAWRLAVESWRFSCNHMRQMQVRANGIISRVIKTLRGSSDDIGWLQCTPGMAPVEDGSVRFQELLQGIRSGLHKLPDSFVYLLIPGLFSNHGPLYFVSTKRFFSKMGLACHIAKIHSEASVEHNAWELKQYIEELYWGSGKRVLLLGHSKGGVDAAAALSIYSRELRNKVAGLALVQSPYGGTPIASDILREGQIADVETRRIMEFLICKLIKGDIRALEDLTYEKRKEFIRNHKLPNNIPLISFHSEASVAPGVIATMSHIAHAELPWFPRFGTEDAENAAIAARRVPVIVPVSAAMALCALHLKLRYGEKSDGLVTCRDAEVPGSVVVKPSRKFDHSWMVYSSWTKDPIEPDSCEMCEALLTMLVELGTKIQN, from the exons ATGGAGGACATCTTTGCCCGCTTCTTATACTTAACCTCCTatataaaccaaacattaaTTCAATTTATTG AAGATATTATGTCAAGAGACGTGAGTAGATGGTTCGAAGATTCAGAGGTCATTTCTCATGGTCAGCATCTGATATCTACTGTTTCCAGTGATACCAAATGTTCTTTTCTGGATCGTGCCTCTTGTTCAATGGATTGTAACTCTACCACAAGAGTTGGATTCCATGAAAGGGGCGACTCAGTGCCGGAGGATCGGCCATCCATAAATTCAAGATTGCAAATTGTAAATACTAGCAGCAGTTATGGGGGTGTCCGCTTCATATTTAAAGG GTTGATTCTccctatttatttttttgaatgcGCTTGGAGGTTAGCAGTGGAATCTTGGAGATTTTCTTGTAACCATATGAGACAAATGCAAGTTCGTGCCAATGG CATTATATCTCGAGTGATTAAAACTTTACGTGGATCATCTGATGATATTGGGTGGTTGCAATGTACTCCCGGCATGGCTCCTGTGGAGGATGGTTCAGTTAGATTCCAGGAACTTCTACAAGGCATTAG GAGCGGGCTGCACAAACTACCCGATTCTTTTGTTTACCTGCTGATTCCAG GTCTCTTCAGCAATCACGGTCCTTTATATTTTGTCAGCACCaaaaggtttttctcaaagatgGGTCTAGCTTGTCACATTGCTAAGATTCACAGTGAA GCATCGGTTGAACATAACGCGTGGGAATTAAAGCAGTATATAGAGGAGCTATACTGGGGGTCGGGTAAACGGGTGTTATTGCTTGGCCACAGCAAGGGTGGAGTTGATGCTGCAGCCGCGTTATCTATATATTCTCGAGAATTGAGAAATAAAGTCGCAGGTTTGGCACTAGTGCAGAGTCCTTATGGTGGAACACCTATAGCGTCTGATATTCTTCGTGAAGGCCAGATCGCTGACGTGGAAACCCGGAGGATCATGGAgtttttgatatgcaagttgaTTAAG GGTGATATTCGGGCCTTGGAGGATCTTACGTACGAAAAGCGAAAAGAATTCATCAGAAACCATAAACTTCCCAATAACATTCCTCTCATTTCCTTCCACTCTGAGGCAAGTGTAGCACCGGGCGTCATTGCGACCATGTCACACATTGCCCATGCAGAACTCCCCTGGTTTCCTCGATTTGGGACGGAGGATGCAGAAAATGCAGCCATAGCAGCACGAAGAGTGCCTGTAATAGTCCCTGTCTCTGCTGCCATGGCTCTTTGTGCCCTCCATCTAAAACTAAGATACGGGGAGAAGAGCGATGGACTTGTAACGTGTCGAGATGCTGAAGTTCCCGGTTCAGTGGTTGTAAAACCAAGTCGTAAGTTCGACCATTCTTGGATGGTGTACTCTTCATGGACGAAGGATCCCATTGAGCCGGATTCTTGTGAAATGTGTGAAGCTCTGTTGACTATGTTAGTTGAACTTGGAACGAAGATTCAGAATTGA